One window of the Anaeromyxobacter dehalogenans 2CP-C genome contains the following:
- a CDS encoding CapA family protein, producing the protein MALAPKVEPPVRSEARLTLAAVGDVLMHDAVKRAAEARRADAPDGGYAWLFAPVADLLGAADLTFANLETPIAPQASQGSRAFVFNAPPAVIAALQRAGVDLVSVANNHAMDQGRRGFEETLRWLRAAGLPYVGAGPAPRAAGPVRLERNGLSLAFLGYTYGLNQDGNTCPPAAAACEQVAELDRARMVEAVRAAAAAADAVVVSVHWGVEYQQAPRADEVELAHRLADAGALVVLGHHPHVLQPVELYRRADGRTAVIAYSLGNFVSNQSRNYVAGVTPDAVAAPRDGALLRVSLARRDYGRGVEEVEVAGADFLPLWTENDTVEIDRRKEPARRPAIRVVAVDRALASVRAELAALPDPLPEADRARYVALRRREELYLARRAAVAGVMGEDLLRTLGPAELAGPEAPAPAAPAPARAAPATATPSAAP; encoded by the coding sequence GTGGCCCTCGCGCCGAAGGTGGAGCCGCCGGTCCGGAGCGAGGCCCGCCTCACGCTCGCGGCGGTGGGCGACGTGCTCATGCACGACGCGGTGAAGCGCGCCGCCGAGGCGCGCCGCGCCGATGCGCCGGACGGCGGCTACGCCTGGCTGTTCGCGCCGGTGGCGGACCTGCTCGGCGCCGCCGACCTCACGTTCGCGAACCTCGAGACGCCCATCGCGCCGCAGGCGTCGCAGGGATCGCGCGCGTTCGTGTTCAACGCGCCGCCCGCGGTGATCGCGGCGCTGCAGCGCGCCGGCGTGGACCTGGTCTCGGTCGCGAACAACCACGCCATGGACCAGGGCCGCCGCGGCTTCGAGGAGACCCTGCGCTGGCTGCGCGCCGCCGGCCTGCCCTACGTGGGCGCCGGGCCGGCGCCCCGCGCGGCGGGCCCGGTGCGGCTCGAGCGCAACGGCCTCTCGCTCGCGTTCCTCGGCTACACCTACGGCCTGAACCAGGACGGCAACACCTGCCCGCCCGCGGCCGCCGCCTGCGAGCAGGTGGCCGAGCTGGACCGCGCCCGCATGGTGGAGGCGGTGCGCGCCGCCGCCGCCGCGGCCGACGCGGTGGTAGTCTCGGTGCACTGGGGCGTCGAGTACCAGCAGGCGCCGCGCGCCGACGAGGTGGAGCTGGCGCACCGGCTGGCCGACGCGGGCGCGCTGGTGGTGCTCGGCCACCACCCGCACGTGCTCCAGCCGGTGGAGCTGTACCGGCGCGCGGACGGCCGCACCGCGGTCATCGCCTACTCGCTCGGGAACTTCGTCTCCAACCAGTCGCGCAACTACGTCGCCGGCGTCACGCCGGACGCGGTGGCCGCCCCCCGCGACGGCGCGCTGCTGCGCGTGTCCCTGGCCCGCCGCGACTACGGCCGCGGCGTCGAGGAGGTGGAGGTCGCCGGGGCGGACTTCCTGCCGCTGTGGACCGAGAACGACACGGTGGAGATCGACCGGCGGAAGGAGCCCGCCCGCCGGCCGGCCATCCGCGTGGTGGCCGTGGATCGCGCGCTGGCCTCGGTGCGCGCCGAGCTGGCCGCGCTCCCCGACCCGCTGCCCGAGGCGGACCGGGCCCGCTACGTGGCGCTCCGCCGCCGCGAGGAGCTGTACCTCGCCCGCCGCGCCGCGGTCGCCGGGGTGATGGGCGAGGACCTGCTCCGCACGCTCGGCCCGGCCGAGCTGGCCGGCCCCGAGGCGCCCGCGCCCGCTGCGCCGGCTCCGGCCCGGGCGGCGCCCGCGACGGCTACTCCGTCCGCCGCGCCGTGA
- a CDS encoding histidine kinase dimerization/phospho-acceptor domain-containing protein codes for MIAADPGFLAGLGLEGGDPTGALRARAEGSPALRALLAGEGPPVARLEGADGEGTVELERIPASAGALLLVRPADGQEWLEHAARSDGLTRIAAGVAHDIKNPLNAMSLQLALLAEKLAASPEASGAAASHLGALRDQVVRVNEVLRRLVDVADPSAPLGYTDVGALLADAAALLGHDARRRRVALAVDAHPGAVRSGADAARLGRLLLGTLARAVATTPEGGRLAVRAATEGEWAVVRLEQRPGDPGPESGYYSGVAAAAAEALGGSLEVIREGGEQRSVLRLPRNDRS; via the coding sequence GTGATCGCCGCCGATCCCGGGTTCCTGGCCGGCCTGGGCCTCGAGGGCGGCGACCCGACCGGCGCGCTGCGCGCCCGGGCGGAGGGCAGCCCGGCGCTGCGCGCGCTCCTGGCGGGGGAAGGTCCGCCGGTCGCGCGTCTCGAGGGGGCGGACGGCGAGGGCACGGTGGAGCTCGAGCGCATCCCGGCCAGCGCGGGGGCGCTCCTGCTCGTCCGGCCGGCGGACGGCCAGGAGTGGCTCGAGCACGCGGCGCGCTCCGACGGGCTCACCCGGATCGCCGCCGGCGTGGCGCACGACATCAAGAACCCGCTCAACGCCATGTCGCTGCAGCTGGCGTTGCTGGCGGAGAAGCTCGCGGCGTCGCCGGAGGCGAGCGGGGCCGCGGCCTCGCACCTGGGCGCGCTGCGCGACCAGGTGGTCCGGGTGAACGAGGTGCTGCGCCGCCTCGTGGACGTCGCGGATCCGTCCGCGCCGCTCGGCTACACCGACGTGGGCGCGCTGCTCGCCGACGCGGCCGCCCTGCTCGGCCACGACGCCCGCCGGCGGCGCGTCGCGCTCGCCGTGGACGCCCACCCCGGCGCGGTGCGCTCGGGCGCCGACGCCGCGCGCCTCGGGCGGCTGCTGCTCGGGACGCTCGCCCGCGCGGTGGCGACGACGCCGGAGGGCGGCCGCCTGGCCGTCCGGGCCGCCACGGAGGGGGAGTGGGCGGTGGTGCGCCTGGAGCAGCGCCCGGGTGATCCCGGGCCGGAGAGCGGGTATTACAGCGGGGTGGCCGCCGCGGCGGCGGAGGCGCTGGGCGGAAGCCTGGAAGTCATCCGCGAGGGCGGCGAGCAGCGGTCGGTGCTGCGCCTGCCGAGGAACGATCGCTCATGA
- a CDS encoding sigma-54-dependent transcriptional regulator, with translation MRYRVLIVDDETDSREALAELSQRWGYDVQTASDGTEALRRAIEGHPDVILTDLVMPNMDGLWLLRALRAELPDCPVVLLTGRGTIQTAVQAIREGAFDFIEKPLEVPRLRLVLERALEKKETMREVQLLRRRIAALAPGTDMIGSGPAMQRVFELVKKVAPSNASVVIAGESGTGKEVVARAIHNLSPRKDKPFVALNCSAIPATLIESELFGYERGAFTGADQRRLGNFELAHNGTLFLDEIGELPLELQAKFLRVLEERKIRRLGGRSEVEVDVRVICATNRDLKEEIRRGRFREDLYFRLHVFSILLPTLKERREDVPLLVHHFIEKFNAETGKHVQGVSPAALAVLQGYAWPGNIRELRNTVERAMILVDGEVIGEEQLPPDMQASRPEAATLRVPLGLPLDKVEKEYILASLQRNGGNKARTAEILGISEKTLYNKLNRYAAEARSRGEASEGDPAAAAKA, from the coding sequence ATGAGATACCGCGTCCTCATCGTGGACGACGAGACCGACAGCCGGGAGGCGCTGGCGGAGCTGTCCCAGCGCTGGGGCTACGACGTCCAGACGGCCAGCGACGGCACCGAGGCGCTCCGGCGCGCGATCGAGGGCCACCCCGACGTCATCCTCACCGACCTGGTGATGCCGAACATGGACGGCCTGTGGCTGCTGCGCGCGCTGCGCGCCGAGTTGCCCGACTGCCCGGTGGTGCTGCTCACCGGCCGCGGCACCATCCAGACCGCGGTGCAGGCGATCCGCGAGGGCGCGTTCGACTTCATCGAGAAGCCGCTGGAGGTGCCGCGGCTGCGCCTGGTGCTGGAGCGGGCGCTGGAGAAGAAGGAGACGATGCGGGAGGTGCAGCTGCTGCGCCGCCGCATCGCCGCCCTCGCCCCGGGCACCGACATGATCGGCTCGGGCCCCGCCATGCAGCGGGTCTTCGAGCTGGTGAAGAAGGTGGCCCCCTCGAACGCGAGCGTGGTGATCGCGGGGGAGAGCGGCACCGGCAAGGAGGTGGTGGCGCGCGCCATCCACAACCTCTCGCCCCGCAAGGACAAGCCGTTCGTGGCGCTGAACTGCTCGGCCATCCCGGCCACGCTCATCGAGTCCGAGCTGTTCGGCTACGAGCGCGGCGCCTTCACCGGCGCCGACCAGCGGCGGCTCGGGAACTTCGAGCTGGCGCACAACGGCACGCTGTTCCTGGACGAGATCGGCGAGCTGCCGCTCGAGCTGCAGGCCAAGTTCCTGCGCGTGCTGGAGGAGCGGAAGATCCGCCGGCTGGGCGGGCGCTCCGAGGTCGAGGTGGACGTGCGGGTGATCTGCGCCACCAACCGCGACCTGAAGGAGGAGATCCGCCGCGGCCGCTTCCGCGAGGACCTCTACTTCCGGCTGCACGTCTTCAGCATCCTGCTCCCCACGCTGAAGGAGCGGCGCGAGGACGTCCCGCTGCTGGTCCACCACTTCATCGAGAAGTTCAACGCCGAGACCGGCAAGCACGTGCAGGGCGTCTCGCCCGCGGCCCTGGCGGTCCTGCAGGGCTACGCCTGGCCGGGCAACATCCGCGAGCTCCGAAACACCGTGGAGCGGGCGATGATCCTGGTGGACGGCGAGGTGATCGGCGAGGAGCAGCTCCCGCCCGACATGCAGGCCAGCCGCCCCGAGGCGGCCACGCTGCGCGTGCCGCTGGGGCTGCCCCTCGACAAGGTCGAGAAGGAGTACATCCTCGCCTCGCTCCAGCGGAACGGCGGCAACAAGGCGCGCACCGCCGAGATCCTCGGGATCAGCGAGAAGACGCTCTACAACAAGCTGAACCGCTACGCGGCGGAGGCCCGGTCGCGCGGCGAGGCGTCCGAGGGCGATCCCGCGGCGGCCGCCAAGGCGTAG
- a CDS encoding diguanylate cyclase has product MSSVNGQPEGPPSTVAASDALARLVDALAAAGGGAPGEIARVLRTALPAAVAELADAQRHLAESAARRDALVATAADELRAAARLLDPDGGPARAEQARRLLELADELDRARSPEGTAAHLAPRRRGERPLLLVADDEADAREVLAQVLAPEYDVASASDGQEALDLARAEHPDVVLLDIAMPRLDGFEVLERLRHDPATADIPVIFVSGRGDDAVKVRSLDLGAVDYLQKPFSERELRARVERTLRLVRSQSALRELAQTDALTGLANLRAFRARVEEEVKRARRYRTPLTCVMADMDNLKPINDELGHAAGDRAIAAVAAVIREELRETDFGARYGGDEFVILLPHTSGEEGRVFAERVCTRLHETVLEVSGERVALGASFGVACLPEEDGDDGADALVRAADAALYVAKRAGRGRVSLAAPEPRASASAG; this is encoded by the coding sequence ATGAGCTCCGTGAACGGACAGCCCGAGGGCCCGCCCTCCACCGTCGCCGCCTCCGACGCGCTGGCGCGCCTCGTGGACGCGCTCGCGGCCGCGGGGGGCGGCGCGCCGGGCGAGATCGCGCGCGTGCTCCGCACCGCGCTCCCCGCGGCGGTGGCCGAGCTCGCCGACGCGCAGCGCCACCTGGCCGAGTCGGCGGCGCGCCGCGACGCGCTCGTGGCCACCGCCGCGGACGAGCTCCGGGCCGCCGCCCGCCTCCTCGATCCCGACGGCGGCCCCGCCCGCGCCGAGCAGGCGCGGCGCCTGCTCGAGCTCGCCGACGAGCTGGACCGCGCCCGCTCGCCCGAGGGCACGGCGGCCCACCTCGCGCCGCGCCGCCGCGGCGAGCGCCCGCTCCTGCTGGTGGCCGACGACGAGGCCGACGCGCGGGAGGTCCTGGCGCAGGTGCTGGCGCCCGAGTACGACGTCGCCTCCGCCTCGGACGGCCAGGAGGCGCTGGACCTCGCCCGCGCCGAGCATCCGGACGTGGTGCTGCTCGACATCGCCATGCCGCGCCTGGACGGCTTCGAGGTGCTGGAGCGCCTCCGGCACGACCCGGCCACCGCCGACATCCCGGTGATCTTCGTGTCCGGGCGCGGCGACGACGCCGTGAAGGTGCGCAGCCTGGACCTGGGCGCGGTGGACTACCTGCAGAAGCCCTTCTCCGAGCGCGAGCTGCGCGCCCGGGTGGAGCGGACGCTGCGCCTGGTGCGCTCGCAGAGCGCGCTGCGGGAGCTCGCCCAGACCGACGCGCTCACCGGCCTCGCGAACCTGCGCGCGTTCCGCGCCCGCGTGGAGGAGGAGGTGAAGCGGGCCCGCCGCTACCGCACGCCGCTCACCTGCGTCATGGCGGACATGGACAACCTGAAGCCCATCAACGACGAGCTGGGCCACGCCGCCGGCGACCGCGCCATCGCCGCGGTGGCGGCGGTGATCCGCGAGGAGCTGCGCGAGACCGACTTCGGCGCGCGCTACGGCGGCGACGAGTTCGTGATCCTGCTGCCGCACACCAGCGGCGAGGAGGGGCGCGTGTTCGCCGAGCGCGTGTGCACCCGCCTGCACGAGACGGTGCTGGAGGTGTCCGGGGAGCGGGTGGCGCTGGGCGCCTCGTTCGGCGTGGCCTGCCTGCCGGAGGAGGACGGCGACGACGGCGCCGACGCGCTGGTGCGCGCGGCCGACGCGGCGCTGTACGTCGCGAAGCGGGCCGGGCGCGGGCGGGTGTCGCTGGCGGCGCCGGAGCCGCGCGCCTCGGCCAGCGCCGGCTGA
- the uxx1 gene encoding UXX-star selenoprotein family 1, with translation MADAVEIYGKDACPYTAAARREYAARGLEVRYFDVKRDRAAMARFLELSGGDRRVPLIVERGRVSSGFGGS, from the coding sequence ATGGCGGACGCGGTCGAGATCTACGGCAAGGACGCGTGCCCCTACACGGCGGCCGCGCGCCGGGAGTACGCGGCGCGCGGGCTCGAGGTGCGGTACTTCGACGTGAAGCGGGATCGCGCCGCGATGGCCCGCTTCCTCGAGCTCTCCGGCGGCGACCGCCGGGTCCCGCTCATCGTGGAGCGGGGGCGGGTGAGCAGCGGTTTCGGAGGGAGCTGA
- a CDS encoding tetratricopeptide repeat protein gives MWNLVISLALGVAVAAAIRFGTEFGWAAAILPGMVVATAAYLVLARRTWKRLEAIFDAMQREVQAQKFDRAIQTLESGFALAPWQFLVASQLHSNIGILHYLRRDFDAALPHLQKSFSRNWIARGMLAVALYRKRDLDGMKKVFQDATKASKKEGVLWSAWAWILEKEGDHAQAIAVLGRAVAANASDEKLKSSLQALQNGKKLKLGKLYEEQWFQFHLEAPPPQFAGPGFRGGRRAIYGR, from the coding sequence ATGTGGAACCTCGTCATCAGCCTGGCGCTCGGCGTCGCCGTCGCCGCGGCGATCCGCTTCGGCACCGAGTTCGGCTGGGCCGCCGCCATCCTGCCCGGCATGGTCGTCGCGACCGCCGCCTACCTCGTGCTCGCCCGCCGGACGTGGAAGCGGCTGGAGGCGATCTTCGACGCCATGCAGCGCGAGGTGCAGGCCCAGAAGTTCGACCGGGCCATCCAGACGCTGGAGTCCGGGTTCGCGCTGGCGCCCTGGCAGTTCCTGGTCGCCTCGCAGCTGCACTCGAACATCGGCATCCTCCACTACCTCCGCCGCGACTTCGACGCCGCCCTGCCCCACCTGCAGAAGAGCTTCTCGCGCAACTGGATCGCGCGCGGGATGCTGGCGGTCGCGCTCTACCGCAAGCGCGATCTCGACGGCATGAAGAAGGTGTTCCAGGACGCGACGAAGGCGAGCAAGAAGGAGGGCGTCCTCTGGTCGGCGTGGGCCTGGATCCTCGAGAAGGAGGGCGACCACGCGCAGGCCATCGCGGTGCTGGGGCGCGCGGTGGCGGCGAACGCGTCGGACGAGAAGCTGAAGTCCTCGCTGCAGGCGCTGCAGAACGGGAAGAAGCTCAAGCTCGGCAAGCTCTACGAGGAGCAGTGGTTCCAGTTCCACCTGGAGGCGCCGCCCCCGCAGTTCGCCGGCCCGGGCTTCCGCGGCGGCCGACGCGCCATCTACGGACGGTGA
- a CDS encoding ABC transporter substrate-binding protein, whose translation MRTALAILAAALAAACARPPAERPYVLRLAVVGRFSPLDPLGSEGHAMLAHDLVYQGALAPGADGTPRPGVARVVERRGPRSCRLRVEPTAAFSDGAPVTPEDLARSARAAGLAAEAAADGSVTVSSEGRAVEAALLFTAVFRPGPRGAMGTGPYRMVEQSADRMVLERVRPAPRRIARVEVIGFPSERDALARLLRGDVNAMIGLDQRSMDLLEDVPGLRPIRAPGPHAWTVILNERRLGGAQRRRLQAALPVAELVAAVCGAEAAGAPAGAERPARAIPPGAPLRILVIGDGVGERRGALALRRALGRRGGEIVPFDAGAGVEEQIAGADLVLTRQVVWPPIAVAQVWAAGSPFAAAGYRDAELEAAIARGDADAAVRRLREDGPAVRLCRTTRAGAVDARIRGAAFGWGALDLLPDWEVAP comes from the coding sequence GTGCGCACGGCGCTCGCCATCCTCGCGGCCGCGCTCGCGGCGGCCTGCGCCCGGCCGCCGGCGGAGCGCCCGTACGTGCTGCGGCTCGCGGTGGTCGGGCGCTTCTCGCCGCTCGATCCGCTCGGGAGCGAAGGGCACGCCATGCTGGCCCACGACCTCGTGTACCAGGGCGCGCTCGCGCCCGGGGCGGACGGCACGCCGCGGCCGGGCGTGGCGCGCGTGGTGGAGCGGCGCGGCCCCCGGAGCTGCCGCCTGCGCGTCGAGCCGACCGCGGCGTTCTCCGACGGCGCGCCGGTGACGCCGGAGGACCTGGCCCGCTCGGCGCGCGCCGCCGGGCTCGCGGCCGAGGCGGCGGCGGACGGCAGCGTGACGGTCTCGTCGGAGGGGCGGGCGGTGGAGGCGGCGCTGCTCTTCACCGCCGTGTTCCGCCCCGGCCCGAGGGGCGCGATGGGCACCGGCCCGTACCGCATGGTGGAGCAGTCGGCGGACCGGATGGTGCTCGAGCGCGTGCGGCCGGCGCCGCGCCGCATCGCGCGCGTCGAGGTCATCGGGTTCCCCAGCGAGCGCGACGCGCTCGCGCGCCTGCTCCGGGGCGACGTGAACGCGATGATCGGGCTGGACCAGCGCTCCATGGACCTGCTGGAGGACGTCCCGGGGCTGCGGCCGATCCGGGCGCCCGGGCCGCATGCGTGGACGGTGATCCTCAACGAGCGCCGGCTGGGCGGCGCCCAGCGCCGGCGGCTGCAGGCGGCCTTGCCCGTCGCGGAGCTGGTCGCGGCGGTGTGCGGCGCGGAGGCGGCCGGCGCGCCCGCGGGCGCCGAGCGGCCGGCGCGCGCGATCCCGCCCGGCGCGCCGCTCCGGATCCTGGTGATCGGCGACGGCGTGGGCGAGCGGCGCGGCGCCCTCGCGCTGCGGCGGGCCCTCGGCCGTCGAGGGGGCGAGATCGTCCCGTTCGACGCGGGCGCGGGCGTGGAGGAGCAGATCGCCGGGGCCGACCTGGTCCTGACGCGCCAGGTGGTGTGGCCGCCCATCGCGGTGGCGCAGGTGTGGGCGGCGGGCTCGCCGTTCGCGGCGGCGGGGTACCGCGACGCCGAGCTCGAGGCCGCCATCGCGCGCGGCGACGCCGACGCCGCCGTCCGGCGCCTCCGCGAGGACGGCCCGGCGGTGCGCCTGTGCCGGACCACGCGCGCCGGCGCGGTGGACGCGCGGATCCGCGGCGCGGCCTTCGGCTGGGGCGCGCTCGACCTGCTGCCGGACTGGGAGGTCGCGCCGTGA
- a CDS encoding sensor histidine kinase, translated as MTRAKVAARLSVMLALTGVAPIVALGAVGIEAMRRHAESSTIATMQELARQAAERIDAYLAAQEEALRVGAAASADDAHSGQRLEELVLEAPGLGRVVRVGPKTPPSALPERITPAMAARARAGAPVRSAFYLARDLTPAQDLCVPAPSQPHVAVCASLDLLELWRFVGRVHGGGAGTVLAFDETGRLVASGAGALRAAVLTGERVPEAEVAVRVARGEGTAPTHWVGLEGEALLGGWARLPRSGWAVAVARPAGDAARAARTAQWALAAVVLAALALSLAVGLAQSKRVLAEIEREERWRTAGRIAAGVTHDLGHRVAILQQLARLAEDGPEALPRLRDGLRAEVAALRAFVADFSDLSRDVRAAERVPLELGAFAASLVRTAGPHAGREGVTLALEAGAQAWIRADRHLLERAALNLVWNACEASPAGAEVRLRAAVEGGRGLLSVADRGAGMPPERLASLFDLGSTKRGAGHLGLGLANVKRIVEGLGGAVEVASAEGAGTTFTLSFPAIAPPPPLEEEA; from the coding sequence GTGACCCGCGCCAAGGTGGCGGCGCGCCTGAGCGTCATGCTGGCGCTCACCGGCGTCGCGCCCATCGTGGCGCTCGGGGCGGTCGGCATCGAGGCGATGCGCCGGCACGCCGAGTCGTCCACCATCGCGACGATGCAGGAGCTGGCCCGCCAGGCCGCCGAGCGCATCGACGCGTACCTCGCGGCGCAGGAGGAGGCGCTGCGGGTCGGCGCCGCCGCGTCCGCCGACGACGCGCACTCGGGCCAGCGGCTGGAGGAGCTGGTGCTGGAGGCCCCCGGCCTGGGCCGGGTGGTCCGCGTGGGGCCGAAGACGCCGCCGTCGGCGCTCCCGGAGCGGATCACGCCGGCGATGGCCGCGCGCGCGCGCGCCGGCGCGCCGGTGCGCTCCGCCTTCTACCTCGCGCGCGATCTCACCCCGGCCCAGGACCTGTGCGTGCCGGCGCCGAGCCAGCCGCACGTCGCGGTCTGCGCCAGCCTGGACCTGCTGGAGCTGTGGCGCTTCGTGGGGCGGGTCCACGGCGGGGGCGCGGGCACCGTGCTCGCGTTCGACGAGACCGGCCGGCTGGTCGCGTCCGGCGCGGGCGCGCTGCGCGCGGCGGTGCTCACCGGCGAGCGGGTGCCGGAGGCGGAGGTGGCGGTCCGGGTGGCGCGCGGCGAGGGCACGGCCCCGACGCACTGGGTGGGGCTGGAGGGGGAGGCGCTGCTGGGCGGCTGGGCCCGGCTGCCGCGCTCGGGCTGGGCCGTCGCGGTGGCGCGGCCCGCCGGAGACGCGGCGCGCGCCGCGCGGACGGCGCAGTGGGCGCTCGCCGCGGTGGTGCTGGCGGCCCTGGCGCTGTCGCTCGCGGTGGGGCTGGCGCAGTCGAAGCGGGTGCTCGCCGAGATCGAGCGCGAGGAGCGCTGGCGCACCGCCGGCCGCATCGCGGCGGGGGTGACCCACGACCTCGGGCACCGGGTCGCGATCCTGCAGCAGCTCGCCCGGCTCGCCGAGGACGGCCCCGAGGCCCTGCCGCGGCTGCGCGACGGGCTGCGCGCCGAGGTGGCGGCGCTGCGCGCGTTCGTGGCCGACTTCTCCGACCTCTCGCGCGACGTGCGCGCGGCGGAGCGCGTCCCGCTGGAGCTCGGCGCGTTCGCGGCGAGCCTGGTCCGCACCGCGGGGCCCCACGCCGGGCGGGAGGGCGTGACGCTCGCACTCGAGGCGGGCGCGCAGGCCTGGATCCGGGCCGACCGCCACCTGCTGGAGCGCGCGGCGCTGAACCTCGTCTGGAACGCCTGCGAGGCCTCGCCGGCGGGCGCGGAGGTGCGGCTCCGGGCGGCCGTCGAGGGGGGCCGCGGGCTCCTGTCGGTGGCGGATCGCGGCGCCGGGATGCCGCCGGAGCGGCTCGCCTCGCTGTTCGACCTCGGCTCGACCAAGCGCGGCGCCGGCCACCTCGGGCTCGGGCTCGCCAACGTGAAGCGGATCGTGGAGGGGCTGGGCGGGGCGGTGGAGGTGGCGAGCGCCGAGGGCGCGGGGACCACCTTCACGCTCTCGTTCCCGGCGATCGCGCCGCCGCCGCCGCTCGAGGAAGAGGCCTAG
- a CDS encoding FmdB family zinc ribbon protein, with product MPIYEFVCEACGRITEVMQKVSDPAPAACPECGGGKLARLVSRTTFQLKGGGWYSDLYASAKSKPAPAGDGGAASAPPAAPAKAAPAAPAAPAAPGGGKGGAGS from the coding sequence GTGCCCATCTACGAGTTCGTCTGCGAGGCCTGCGGCCGCATCACCGAGGTGATGCAGAAGGTGTCGGATCCGGCGCCCGCCGCCTGCCCGGAGTGCGGCGGCGGCAAGCTGGCCCGGCTGGTCTCGCGCACCACGTTCCAGCTCAAGGGTGGCGGCTGGTACTCCGATCTGTACGCCTCGGCGAAGTCGAAGCCCGCGCCCGCCGGCGACGGCGGCGCTGCCTCCGCACCTCCGGCGGCCCCGGCCAAGGCTGCGCCGGCGGCCCCGGCCGCCCCCGCGGCACCGGGCGGCGGCAAGGGCGGCGCCGGCTCCTGA
- a CDS encoding helix-turn-helix domain-containing protein — protein MADLDDELLERVARWCAEAGRQAGAAEIRRALGALGWDELLMVKALLADPPPARPLGPQALADLARGTPAEIAAERERGGMYRRDEEPRAAAPAGAAPARAPATPRRKGGARKAKLVVRRARDRAAAPEPAPAPSLPLVDELQLPAGRGELERLVRRHGARRPAILAALAAGWRRADGAPVGDADLGALLDLHGLAHAFARRERDELLHAVRAAGGVISRAAERLGLDAAGLRAALARAGAEREAERVRDERRAELRARATLTERVRLLLSDEPRLADLGLLPEFEADLRARLPEHLRALRASGGPLRPALGASLSLDRAGVDALGARLGLELGPAAGSSPAEWPGPARRPARPERAGRPPRPAGGERTPRRRMPGAGGPPDRGGRRPPRTGDRPARAGAAGPAGAAPWRPRTSDRARGGERSPGAGGSPRPPRAGPGRPGGSARTGGPGGKPGGFGRPGGAARPGGPGRSGGLGRPGGSARPGGSARPGGPGRPAGTGRPGPRKPGSGPSRPPRGPRPGGGRRGR, from the coding sequence ATGGCCGACCTCGACGACGAGCTGCTGGAGCGGGTGGCGCGCTGGTGCGCGGAGGCCGGGCGGCAGGCCGGCGCGGCGGAGATCCGCCGCGCGCTGGGCGCGCTGGGCTGGGACGAGCTGCTCATGGTGAAGGCGCTGCTCGCGGATCCGCCGCCCGCGCGGCCGCTGGGGCCGCAGGCGCTCGCGGACCTGGCGCGCGGGACCCCCGCGGAGATCGCGGCCGAGCGCGAGCGCGGCGGCATGTACCGGCGCGACGAGGAGCCGCGGGCGGCCGCGCCCGCCGGCGCGGCGCCGGCCCGCGCCCCCGCGACCCCGCGGAGGAAGGGCGGCGCGCGGAAGGCGAAGCTGGTGGTGCGGCGCGCGCGCGACCGCGCCGCCGCGCCGGAGCCCGCCCCGGCGCCGTCCCTGCCGCTCGTGGACGAGCTGCAGCTCCCCGCCGGCCGTGGCGAGCTGGAGCGGCTGGTGCGCCGGCACGGGGCCCGCCGCCCCGCCATCCTGGCCGCCCTCGCCGCCGGCTGGCGCCGGGCCGACGGCGCGCCGGTGGGCGACGCCGACCTCGGCGCCCTGCTCGACCTGCACGGCCTGGCGCACGCGTTCGCGCGCCGCGAGCGGGACGAGCTGCTGCACGCGGTCCGCGCCGCCGGGGGCGTGATCTCCCGCGCCGCCGAGCGCCTCGGCCTCGACGCCGCGGGGCTGCGCGCAGCCCTGGCGCGCGCGGGCGCGGAGCGCGAGGCGGAGCGCGTGCGCGACGAGCGCCGCGCCGAGCTGCGCGCCCGGGCCACGCTGACCGAGCGCGTGCGCCTGCTGCTCTCCGACGAGCCGCGGCTCGCCGACCTCGGCCTGCTGCCGGAGTTCGAGGCCGACCTGCGCGCCCGGCTCCCCGAGCACCTGCGCGCCCTGCGCGCCTCGGGGGGACCGCTCCGGCCCGCGCTCGGCGCGAGCCTCTCGCTGGATCGCGCCGGCGTGGACGCGCTGGGGGCGCGGCTCGGCCTCGAGCTCGGCCCGGCCGCGGGATCGTCGCCCGCGGAGTGGCCGGGTCCGGCGCGCCGCCCCGCCCGGCCCGAGCGCGCCGGCCGGCCGCCGCGTCCTGCCGGCGGGGAGCGGACCCCGCGACGGCGCATGCCCGGCGCCGGCGGGCCGCCGGATCGCGGCGGGCGGCGTCCGCCCCGGACCGGCGATCGCCCCGCTCGCGCCGGCGCGGCAGGCCCGGCAGGAGCCGCGCCCTGGCGCCCCCGGACCTCCGATCGCGCCCGCGGCGGCGAGCGCTCGCCCGGCGCCGGCGGGAGCCCCCGCCCGCCTCGCGCCGGTCCCGGCAGGCCCGGTGGCTCCGCCCGGACCGGCGGCCCCGGCGGCAAGCCCGGCGGCTTCGGCCGCCCCGGTGGCGCGGCCCGGCCCGGCGGCCCCGGCAGGTCCGGCGGCCTTGGCCGCCCCGGCGGCTCGGCTCGGCCCGGCGGCTCGGCTCGGCCCGGTGGCCCCGGCAGGCCCGCTGGGACCGGCCGGCCCGGACCGCGCAAGCCCGGGTCCGGCCCGTCCCGGCCCCCTCGCGGCCCGCGCCCCGGCGGCGGGCGGCGCGGCCGCTGA